TCACCCTTTTTCCGGGCATAGCCCTGGTCGTTCTGATCCTTTCCATCAATCTTCTGGGCGACTGGCTGCGGGACTTCCTGAACCCCAAGCTCTACAAGGGCTGAAATCGGACATGAGCGACGCCCACACCACTCTCCTGAGTTCCGAACAGGCCCTGTTGCAGGTCCGGAATCTGTGTGTGGATTTCCGGCTTCGTCACGGCAATCTGACTGCCGTGCGCAATGTGAGCTTCGACCTGCACAAGGGCGAGCGCCTTGGCATAGTCGGCGAATCCGGGGCCGGAAAATCCGTGACAGGTTTCGGAATCATCAACCTCATCAGCAAACCAGGATTCATTTCCTCGGGCTCGATCCTCTTCGAGGGCCGAGACCTGGCCAAACTTGACACCGAGGCCGTCAGGCAGGTCCGGGGAAACCGGATCTCCATGATCTTTCAGGACCCCATGATGACCCTTAACCCGGTCCTGACCGTGGGCACCCAGATGGTCGAGACCCTGATGACCCACAAAAACATGACCAGATCCGAGGCCCGGCGGGTGGCCGTGGACAAACTCAAACAGGTGGCCATCCCCTCTCCAGGCAAGAGATTGGACCAGTATCCTCATGAGTTCTCAGGCGGCATGCGCCAGCGCATCGTCATCGCCATCGCCCTGCTGACCTCCCCGGCCATGATCATCGCCGACGAGCCAACCACGGCTCTAGACGTGACCATCCAGGCCGACATCATGGAACTCCTGCTCAAACTCTGCGAGACCGAGCGAATGGGCCTTATCCTTATCACCCACGACCTGGCCGTGGTCTCCCAGGTCACGCAAAAGATTGCCGTCATGTACGCCGGGTCCATTGTCGAAATGGGCCCCACCGAGGCCATTGTCTCCTCCCCGAAACATCCTTACACTAGGGGGCTTCTGGCCGCCCTGCCCCAGGCTGCGGCCCGCAGGAAACGGCTCAACCAGATCCCTGGCGTCATGCCCAACCTGACCCGCATCCCCGAGGGTTGTCCCTTCAACAACCGCTGCCCCCAATGCGAGAATGCCTGCCGGAAGGATCTCCCTCTATTGCGATCCCTCCCAGACGGTTCTTGGGTCGCCTGCCACCGGCTGGATTGTATGGATCGGAAATGAAGAAAACGACGCTTCTGGAAATCAAAAATGTGGTCAAGCACTTCGACATATCCGGAGGGCTTATGGACCGCATCGAGTTCAGAGGGGGAAAATTCGCGCAGAAACGAACCCTGGTCAGGGCCGTCAACGACATCTCTTTCGACATCATGGAGGGGGAGACCGTCAGTGTGGTCGGAGAATCGGGCTGCGGTAAATCAACCCTG
This is a stretch of genomic DNA from Deltaproteobacteria bacterium. It encodes these proteins:
- a CDS encoding ABC transporter ATP-binding protein, with amino-acid sequence MSDAHTTLLSSEQALLQVRNLCVDFRLRHGNLTAVRNVSFDLHKGERLGIVGESGAGKSVTGFGIINLISKPGFISSGSILFEGRDLAKLDTEAVRQVRGNRISMIFQDPMMTLNPVLTVGTQMVETLMTHKNMTRSEARRVAVDKLKQVAIPSPGKRLDQYPHEFSGGMRQRIVIAIALLTSPAMIIADEPTTALDVTIQADIMELLLKLCETERMGLILITHDLAVVSQVTQKIAVMYAGSIVEMGPTEAIVSSPKHPYTRGLLAALPQAAARRKRLNQIPGVMPNLTRIPEGCPFNNRCPQCENACRKDLPLLRSLPDGSWVACHRLDCMDRK